A segment of the Thermodesulfobacteriota bacterium genome:
CGGTGCATATCGGCAACCAGTTATGGTCCATCGGCGTTTCCATGGATTATTCCGAGATCACAGGCCCCCTCTACAGACATGCCGCAGGGCAGATAACCATTGCCGGACTGGTTATATTGCTGTTTGCAGCCGGGGGATTTACTTTTTATAAAATTGAAAAGAAAAATGCAGCCGATCTCAGACGGAGGAACGAAGAGTTAAAGCAGAAGGTCATTGAACGTAAGCGGGCGGAGGAGGCGCTGCGTGAAAGTGAAGAAAAACTCGCCGGTATTGTCGATTCGGTGACGGATCAGATGATTATGGTGGACGAGCAATTTAATATCGTATGGGTCAATGATGTGGCCAGGGCCCTGTTCGGGCCGGACATGGTTGGTAAAAAATGCTATATTGCCTATCACGGCCGCGACCGCGTTTGCGATAAGTGCATGATAAAAGAGTGTTTCGAGGACGGCCGGGTTCACGAATTTGAGACAGAAATTACAGGGACTGACGGTGTCTCACGAGTCTTCTGGGGTACGGCCAGTGTGGCCGCACGCTATGAAGACGGCCGTCCCATGATGGTAGTGGAATTCTTGCGCGACATAACGGAGCGCAAGCGGGCGGAAAAGGATATTGAGACATTGAAGCAACAAATGGAGTTTATCCTGGGCGCTACAAAAACCGGCCTTGACATTATCGATTCAGGGTTTAACGTTCGTTATATAGATCCGGAGTGGGGTAAGATATACGGCGATCCGACCGGAAGAAAGTGTTACGAATATTTTATGGGCCTAAGCGATATGTGTCCTGGCTGCGGAATCCCCATAGTCCTGGAGACGAAGGCCATCAACGTCACCGAAGAAACGCTGGTCAAGGAAGGCAACAGGCCGATACAGGTTACCACCATACCATTTCAGAATGAGGAAGGAGAATGGCTGATTGCGGAAGTCAACGTGGACATCACCGAGCGGAAACGGGCGGAGGAGCAAATCAGGGCCTCGCTTAGAGAGAAGGAGGTGCTCCTGAAGGAAATCCACCACAGGGTCAAAAACAACCTGCAGGTAATTTCCAGTCTGCTTAGACTTCAGTCCCAATATGTGCAGGACAAAGGGGATGTGGAGATTTTTAAAGAGAGCCAGAACCGGATAAAGTCGATGGCCCTTGTCCATGAAAAGCTTTATCAATCCAAAGACCTGGCGAGCATTAATTTCCATGAATACGTCAGTCTCCTGGTAAATGGTTTGTTCCGGTCCTATGGAGTTAATACAGACAAAATTACATTAAAAACAGATATTGAGGACATTATGCTTGGGGTTGATGTTGCTATTCCATGTGGATTGATCATAAATGAACTGGTTTCCAATTCGCTGAAATATGCCTTTCCGGAAGATAAAGAGGGTGGGATAAAAATTACGCTCCGCACATTAGATGAAGGTGCGATGGAGCTGACGGTTGCCGATAATGGTGTCGGCCTGCCGGGGGATTGGGACCTGACAAACAGCGGGTCACTGGGTCTGAAACTGGTTAAGATTCTGACCGATCAGATCGACGGCCAGATAGACCTGGATAGAAGTGAGGGGACTAAGTTCAGGATAGACTTTAAAAAAACAACTTATGAAAAAAGGATTTAAGACCATGGAAACAAAGATCATGGTGGTTGAGGACGAAGGAATTGTTGCCGAAGATATACGCAGCAGCCTGGGGAGTTTGGGATATACGGTCTCAGCGGTGGTATCGTCCGGACAGGAGGCTATTAAAAAGGCGGAAGAGTATAAGCCGGATCTGGTGCTGATGGACATTGTGCTGAAGGGTGAAATAGACGGGATTGAGGCGGCCAATCAGATACGTTTGTGCTTCAACATCCCGGTCGTATATCTTACTGCGTATGCCGACGAAAGGACCATGGACCGGGCAAAGGTAACCGAGCCGTCAGGATACATTGTCAAGCCGTTCGAAGATAGAGAGTTGCGCACGACCATTGAGATGGCCCTGTATAAACACAAGATGAAGAATAGATTAAGGGAACGTGAAGAGTGGCTTTCTACCACCCTCGGGAGTATTGGCGATGCAGTGATTGCTACGGATGCCCAGGGACACGTCAGGTTCATGAATCCCGTTGCCGGGTCCCTGACCGGATGGAAAGAGGAAGACGCGGCCGGAAAGTCTCTGGCCGAAGTCTTTAATATTATAAATGAAGAGACACGCAGGCCGGTCGAGAATCCTGCAACTAAGGTGCTGCGAAAGGGTGTGGTCGTCGGTCTGGCCAATCATACTTTATTGGTAGCTCGTGATGGGGCTGAGATACCTATTGACGATAGCGGTGCGCCTATCAGGGACGCCAAAGGCGACATCATCGGGGTAGTTCTGGTCTTCCGCGACATCCGGGAACGCAGGAAGGCGGAACGAGACCTTCAGGAATCAGAGAGACGTTATCGCGGCCTGTACGAGACGGCCTTGGTGGGCCTGTACCGCAGCCGGATCAGTGACGGCAAGATTATCATGGCAAACCAACTGGCTGCCAACATTTTGGGTTATAGCTCGATTGAGGGGCTAACCACGGAATTTGTATTTGGCGAGCGTTATTCGCCGGAGAAAAGGACGGAGTTGTTGCGGAAGTTGGAGGAATGCGGCACGGTCTCTGATTTTGAGATACAGGTCACCCGCAAGGATGGAGAAAAAATAGACCTGATGATAACGGCCAGGGCCTATCCGGAAGATGGTTACATCGAGGGCGCCATGATCGATATTACTGACAAGAAACACCTCGAAACTCAACTACTCCAGGCCCAGAAGATGGAGGCCATCGGTACCCTGGCCGGTGGTATTGCCCATGATTTTAACAACCTGCTCATGGTGATCGAGGGATACGCATCCTTGATGCTAAGCGATCTCGATTCAAGCCATCCCCATTATAGCAAGCTAAAACAGATCGAAGAGCAGGTCAGAAACGGGTCTGATCTGACCGCTCAGCTTTTAGGGTTTGCCCGCCGCGGGAAATATAATGTTAAGCCGCTTGACGTAAACGAGATAATGAGAAGCAGTGCCGGCATGTTTGGCCGCACCAAGAAAGAGATTACCATCAGAGAGAAATATGATCCTGATATCTGTACCGTAGAGGCCGACCGGGGCCAGATCGAGCAGGTGCTTTTGAACCTTTATGTGAACGCTTGGCATGCCATGCCGGCGGGCGGGGATATCTATTTAGAGACAAATAATGTCATCCTGGATGAAAGCTACAGCAAGCCCTACAAGGTCCAACCGGGGAGATATGCCAGGATATCTATTACCGATACGGGTGTTGGTATGGATGAAACAATCCGGAGACGCGTATTTGAGCCCTTCTTTACTACCAAGGAGATGGGCCGGGGCAGCGGGCTGGGATTGGCTTCGGCCTATGGGATTATCAAGAATCACGGCGGCATTATCAATGTCTATAGCGAAAAAGGCCATGGCACGACGTTTACTATCTATTTACCGGCATCAGAAAAGGAGGTCGTAAGGGAAAAGGAGATGTCCGTAAAGATGGTAAAGGGAACAGAGACGATCCTGTTTGTAGATGATGAAGGGATGATCCGGGATGTAGGCCGGGAATTGTTGGAAGAATTGGGATATAAGGTGTTCATAGCCAGAGACGGAGAAGAAGCGGTCGAGATTTATAAGGCAAATAAGGGTGGGATTGATCTGGTCATTCTGGATATGATCATGCCGGGTACAGGGGGCGGTGAGACCTATGACCGTTTGAAGGAGATCGACCCAGGTATAAAAGTCCTCCTTTCCAGTGGATACAGCATTAACGGCGAAGCCTCCAAGATTTTGGAACGGGGATGCAGCGGGTTTATTCAGAAGCCGTTCAACATGGGAGGCCTTTCCTGCAAGGTAAGGGAGGTTCTGGATAAGAAGAAGTGATGAGCAATCAGCTATCAGCCGTCAGCCATCAGCAGTCAGTTAAAGGTGCTATTCCACTTTCTGAGAGCTGATAGCTGATTGCTAACGTTCTATTCTGACTTCAGATCTTCAGCGCTACCTCGGTGGCGCTTCTCAGCGCCGCCCCAAGATTGCCCGGCTGAGAGGCATCACCAATAACTATTACCTCTTTAATTTTCCCCTTAAGTTCATCCGCCAGGCTGTTTTTCGATCGCGCGCCAACGGCCAGTATCACCTGATCTGCCTTGATCCGGAGTCTCTGACCGTCCTTTTTCTCCAGAGAGACCATAGTCCCGCTAATCTTTGTAATCCGGGTATCCGTAAGTATGTTCACTCCCTTATCGGCCAGTCTGGCCAGCAGGCGCGCCCGGGGAATATCTTTCATTCGGCCCAATACCTCCGGCAGCATCTCAACCACGGTTACCTCCCTGCCCGGCTCAGCCAGCCAATCCGCAGTTTCACACCCGATATCACCTCCGCCGATAATCACTATTTTCCGACCGGGGAGAACCTTTTTGGCATAAAGCTCCCGGGCGTCAACCACAATACCGGAATCCATACCGGGAATCGGTGGACGTATCGGATGTGACCCGGTAGCCACTATAACCGCGTCCGGCGCCATATTGACTATATCTTCTACTGCGCCCGGGCGGTTGAGGCGGGCCTGAGCAGTGCTTTGTTTTAAGGAATGTATTAGGTAGCGTAAGGCCCCGGACATCTCTTCTTTGAATGGGGCCTTGTCGGCCAAAAGTAGTTGGCCGCCGGGCTCGGCCTCTTTTTCCCAGAGTTCTACTCTGTGCCCCCTCTGACTGGCTATGACCGCGGCCTGTATGCCGGCCGGGCCGCTTCCGACAATCAGGATTTTTTTCTTTACTGTGACCGGAAGCACATCCCAGCGATATTCAAAACCGGCAAAGGGATTAACTGTGCAGGCGCGGCCTAAGCCCGGTACTCCTTTGTCGGCGCAGTCTTCCAGGCAATAGGTGCAGGCCCTTATACCGGCAATATTTCCAGACGCGGCCTTATTGGGAAGATCCGGATCAGCTATTAAGGCCCTGGCCATAGCCACGAAATCGGCCTTGCCTGAGGCGATAATCTCTTCCGCCAGGGCCGGTGTATTTATCTTACCGATGGCTATGACCGGCAGGTTAACGGCGGCTTTAATCCGGGCGGCGGTCTCTGTCAGCAGACCCGGTGCACAGTCATGCCCGGGTATGGTAACAAACTTGGTAGCCTTATTGCCGGCATTAGCCAGGATGGCATCAGCGCCGGCCTTTTCGATCAATCTGGCCATGGATACGGCCTCATTTACAGTCAGGCCACCGGGGACAAATTCATCACAGACCAGTTTTACCATTACCGGGAAATCCCGGCCGGCACATTGTTTTGTTTTTTCGATCAGCCGGGTTAAAAAACGGCACCGATTTTCCACAGGCCCGCCCATATCATCCGTGCGTTTGTTGAGAAGCGGCGAAAGGAGCTGGGCGATCAAATCACCGTAACTGGCCTGTATCTCCACTCCGTCGTAGCCGATCTCCCCGGCCCTTTTAGCCCCGGCAGCCATAACCTCTATTATCTCTGTGGCCTCCTCCCGCGACATGGCATTGGCCAGGGGAACGACCCAGCCTTCTCCCTTTTTCTTGGCTCCGGGAACCTCTTTATCTAAGATTCTTTCTTTGGGATAATTGAGCTGCATAAAGGCCCTGGCGTCTTCGGCGTGGATTATGTCCAGCAGTCCGGCTATGCCGGACGCATACTCTTCTGTGTCAAGGCGAAGTTCCTGTGGTCCCTTATAGGCGCGGGGATAATCCAGACAGGGGCAGTCCAGCACGATCAGGGCCACCCCGCCCCTGGCTCGAACCTGGTAAAAGGCCTTTATCCTGTCGTTTACCTTGCTTTCAGCAGCATACTTGGTGGGGTAGAGCGGCATGATAATACGATTGCGCAGATTACAGGTCCCGATAGTTTCCGGCGTAAAAAGATGGGGAAAGTACAGAGGGCTTCTCCTGGTCACTTCTGTTCCTCGCCAAATAACCGATAAAAGCGAACAAAATAATCTATCCCGGACCACACCGTCAAGATAAGAGCAAGCCATAACAATGCCTTGCCGAATTGATGAAAGTTGATGCCCAGGTAAGTAAAGTGAAGCAGGAGGGCGATAAGGGCGCTGATCTGAAAAATAGTCTTGGCCTTACCCAGGCCGCTGGCGTCGATAACCACTCCGCCGGTAACCCCGATGCCGCGCAGGCCGGTTACCGCTATCTCCCGCCCGATGATGAGAAATGCCATCCAGGCTTCCACCCGACCCTTGGGGATAAGCATGATTAGGGCCGCTGAGATGAGAAGTTTATCGGCCAGAGGGTCCAGGAGTTTACCCAGGGCGGTAACACACTTTTGTCTGCGGGCCAGGAAACCGTCCAGGAGATCGGTTATAGAGGCCATGGAAAAGAAAAAAGTCGCCCAGAAAGCCGGAAGCGGCTGATCTGAACGGCTAATAAAAAACATAACCAGAGGGATACAAAAGATGCGGAAGATTGTAAGACTGTTAGGTAGGTTCCAGGTGTTTATACGCCCTGTCTCATCCATGCGGTAATCATAGCATCTTATTTTCCTGATAACCATATCTATTTTTGTAATTTCGGAAGTACAGCAAGACCCTCTGTACGTAATCCTGCGTCTCCTTAATCATGGGGATTTGTCTTCGGTTCCCAACCCTATCCGGGCCGGCATTATAGGCCGCCAGGGCCAAAGGTATATTGCCGTCGAACATGCCTAAGAGCCGTTTCAGGTACTTGACCCCGCCGTATATGTTTTCCGCCGGATCAAAAATATCAAACACGGACATCTCCTGTGCCGTCTGAGGCATCAGTTGCATCAGACCCCGTGCTCCCTTCGGCGAAAGCGCCAGGTAGTTGAAGTTGGATTCGGCCTTAATTATAGCCCGGACCAGATTCGTATCTACACCAAACCGTCGGCAGGCCGCATGAATGACAGGATCGTATCTTTTAATATCACCCGAAAGAGCGGCATAGGAAGTCCGTTCTATGGTCTTTCTGGTGCGGAGGAAGACCCTATATCGCTCGTCGTTAGGCACATCGGTAAAATGAACTACGCCCTCGCTATCAGTAAAACAGTAAATATCCGCCCATGCAGAGATAGGGCCGG
Coding sequences within it:
- a CDS encoding histidine kinase dimerization/phosphoacceptor domain -containing protein, whose product is METKGLSNKVVIGTIAGLAGIAILLYTAYLSHREFEDTLVFHTQEQLLTVAKTTAGRLEEVIGHLSKHLKVLADDSIVQEEIYKGALCQERRTCPIENFYEGHKGYIDSIVTCDVNGIILHRYPFREDARDRVGMSLTDKPDIAYVVREHKLYVSEWFYNNIGKPAISIAQPVFYKDKFVGVVRCMIGGDTLSNIFIQPIERVKGSQAWILDEKGTLLAHSDAKQQGKDIIAHRKKAFSAHDWSALEHIIEKARRGEEGAGTYICATRGKRLIAYAPVHIGNQLWSIGVSMDYSEITGPLYRHAAGQITIAGLVILLFAAGGFTFYKIEKKNAADLRRRNEELKQKVIERKRAEEALRESEEKLAGIVDSVTDQMIMVDEQFNIVWVNDVARALFGPDMVGKKCYIAYHGRDRVCDKCMIKECFEDGRVHEFETEITGTDGVSRVFWGTASVAARYEDGRPMMVVEFLRDITERKRAEKDIETLKQQMEFILGATKTGLDIIDSGFNVRYIDPEWGKIYGDPTGRKCYEYFMGLSDMCPGCGIPIVLETKAINVTEETLVKEGNRPIQVTTIPFQNEEGEWLIAEVNVDITERKRAEEQIRASLREKEVLLKEIHHRVKNNLQVISSLLRLQSQYVQDKGDVEIFKESQNRIKSMALVHEKLYQSKDLASINFHEYVSLLVNGLFRSYGVNTDKITLKTDIEDIMLGVDVAIPCGLIINELVSNSLKYAFPEDKEGGIKITLRTLDEGAMELTVADNGVGLPGDWDLTNSGSLGLKLVKILTDQIDGQIDLDRSEGTKFRIDFKKTTYEKRI
- a CDS encoding response regulator; translated protein: METKIMVVEDEGIVAEDIRSSLGSLGYTVSAVVSSGQEAIKKAEEYKPDLVLMDIVLKGEIDGIEAANQIRLCFNIPVVYLTAYADERTMDRAKVTEPSGYIVKPFEDRELRTTIEMALYKHKMKNRLREREEWLSTTLGSIGDAVIATDAQGHVRFMNPVAGSLTGWKEEDAAGKSLAEVFNIINEETRRPVENPATKVLRKGVVVGLANHTLLVARDGAEIPIDDSGAPIRDAKGDIIGVVLVFRDIRERRKAERDLQESERRYRGLYETALVGLYRSRISDGKIIMANQLAANILGYSSIEGLTTEFVFGERYSPEKRTELLRKLEECGTVSDFEIQVTRKDGEKIDLMITARAYPEDGYIEGAMIDITDKKHLETQLLQAQKMEAIGTLAGGIAHDFNNLLMVIEGYASLMLSDLDSSHPHYSKLKQIEEQVRNGSDLTAQLLGFARRGKYNVKPLDVNEIMRSSAGMFGRTKKEITIREKYDPDICTVEADRGQIEQVLLNLYVNAWHAMPAGGDIYLETNNVILDESYSKPYKVQPGRYARISITDTGVGMDETIRRRVFEPFFTTKEMGRGSGLGLASAYGIIKNHGGIINVYSEKGHGTTFTIYLPASEKEVVREKEMSVKMVKGTETILFVDDEGMIRDVGRELLEELGYKVFIARDGEEAVEIYKANKGGIDLVILDMIMPGTGGGETYDRLKEIDPGIKVLLSSGYSINGEASKILERGCSGFIQKPFNMGGLSCKVREVLDKKK
- a CDS encoding NAD(P)/FAD-dependent oxidoreductase, producing MTRRSPLYFPHLFTPETIGTCNLRNRIIMPLYPTKYAAESKVNDRIKAFYQVRARGGVALIVLDCPCLDYPRAYKGPQELRLDTEEYASGIAGLLDIIHAEDARAFMQLNYPKERILDKEVPGAKKKGEGWVVPLANAMSREEATEIIEVMAAGAKRAGEIGYDGVEIQASYGDLIAQLLSPLLNKRTDDMGGPVENRCRFLTRLIEKTKQCAGRDFPVMVKLVCDEFVPGGLTVNEAVSMARLIEKAGADAILANAGNKATKFVTIPGHDCAPGLLTETAARIKAAVNLPVIAIGKINTPALAEEIIASGKADFVAMARALIADPDLPNKAASGNIAGIRACTYCLEDCADKGVPGLGRACTVNPFAGFEYRWDVLPVTVKKKILIVGSGPAGIQAAVIASQRGHRVELWEKEAEPGGQLLLADKAPFKEEMSGALRYLIHSLKQSTAQARLNRPGAVEDIVNMAPDAVIVATGSHPIRPPIPGMDSGIVVDARELYAKKVLPGRKIVIIGGGDIGCETADWLAEPGREVTVVEMLPEVLGRMKDIPRARLLARLADKGVNILTDTRITKISGTMVSLEKKDGQRLRIKADQVILAVGARSKNSLADELKGKIKEVIVIGDASQPGNLGAALRSATEVALKI
- the pgsA gene encoding CDP-diacylglycerol--glycerol-3-phosphate 3-phosphatidyltransferase, whose amino-acid sequence is MDETGRINTWNLPNSLTIFRIFCIPLVMFFISRSDQPLPAFWATFFFSMASITDLLDGFLARRQKCVTALGKLLDPLADKLLISAALIMLIPKGRVEAWMAFLIIGREIAVTGLRGIGVTGGVVIDASGLGKAKTIFQISALIALLLHFTYLGINFHQFGKALLWLALILTVWSGIDYFVRFYRLFGEEQK
- a CDS encoding transglycosylase SLT domain-containing protein, coding for MRANALRTVLFLLFLTILTIAGPISAWADIYCFTDSEGVVHFTDVPNDERYRVFLRTRKTIERTSYAALSGDIKRYDPVIHAACRRFGVDTNLVRAIIKAESNFNYLALSPKGARGLMQLMPQTAQEMSVFDIFDPAENIYGGVKYLKRLLGMFDGNIPLALAAYNAGPDRVGNRRQIPMIKETQDYVQRVLLYFRNYKNRYGYQENKML